In one Pseudomonas fitomaticsae genomic region, the following are encoded:
- a CDS encoding amino acid permease, translated as MPVGNHPPHGETAQGGPLKRELGERHIRLMALGACIGVGLFLGSAKAIEMAGPAIMLSYIIGGLAILVIMRALGEMAVHNPVAGSFSRYAQDYLGPLAGFLTGWNYWFLWLVTCVAEITAVAVYMGIWFPDVPRWIWALAALVSMGSINLIAVKAFGEFEFWFALIKIVTIIAMVIGGVGIIAFGFGNDGVALGISNLWAHGGFMPNGVTGVLMSLQMVMFAYLGVEMIGLTAGEAKNPQKTIPNAIGSVFWRILLFYVGALFVILSIYPWNEIGTQGSPFVMTFERLGIKTAAGIINFVVITAALSSCNGGIFSTGRMLYSLAQNGQAPAGFARTSSNGVPRRALLLSIFALLLGVLLNYLVPEKVFVWVTSIATFGAIWTWVMILLAQLKFRKGLSASERAGLKYKMWLFPVSSYLALAFLVLVVGLMAYFPDTRVALYVGPAFLVLLTVLFYVFKLQPSDASQGAVRSAS; from the coding sequence ATGCCAGTCGGCAATCACCCGCCCCATGGCGAAACCGCTCAAGGCGGTCCGCTCAAACGCGAACTCGGTGAACGGCATATTCGCCTGATGGCGCTCGGCGCCTGCATCGGTGTCGGTCTGTTTCTCGGTTCGGCCAAGGCCATCGAAATGGCCGGCCCGGCGATCATGCTGTCTTACATCATCGGCGGTCTGGCGATCCTGGTGATCATGCGCGCCCTCGGCGAAATGGCCGTGCACAACCCGGTGGCCGGCTCCTTCAGTCGCTATGCACAGGATTACCTCGGCCCGCTGGCGGGCTTTCTGACCGGTTGGAACTACTGGTTCCTGTGGCTGGTGACCTGCGTCGCCGAAATCACGGCGGTGGCGGTGTACATGGGCATCTGGTTCCCCGATGTCCCGCGCTGGATCTGGGCGCTGGCGGCGCTGGTCAGCATGGGCTCGATCAATCTGATCGCGGTGAAGGCCTTCGGTGAATTCGAGTTCTGGTTCGCCCTGATCAAGATCGTCACCATCATTGCGATGGTCATTGGCGGTGTCGGCATCATCGCTTTCGGTTTCGGCAACGATGGTGTGGCGTTGGGGATTTCCAACCTGTGGGCCCACGGCGGCTTCATGCCCAACGGTGTGACGGGCGTGTTGATGTCGCTGCAGATGGTGATGTTCGCCTACCTCGGCGTGGAAATGATCGGCCTGACCGCCGGTGAAGCAAAGAACCCGCAGAAGACCATCCCGAATGCGATCGGCTCGGTGTTCTGGCGGATCCTGCTGTTCTACGTCGGCGCGCTGTTCGTGATCCTGTCGATCTATCCGTGGAACGAAATCGGCACCCAGGGCAGCCCGTTCGTGATGACCTTCGAACGTCTGGGCATCAAGACCGCCGCCGGCATCATCAATTTCGTGGTGATCACCGCCGCGCTGTCGTCGTGCAACGGCGGCATCTTCAGCACCGGGCGCATGCTCTACAGCCTGGCGCAGAACGGTCAGGCGCCGGCCGGATTCGCTCGCACCTCGAGCAACGGCGTACCGCGTCGCGCATTGCTGCTGTCGATCTTCGCGCTGCTGCTGGGCGTGCTGCTCAACTATCTGGTTCCGGAAAAAGTCTTCGTCTGGGTAACTTCGATCGCCACCTTCGGCGCGATCTGGACCTGGGTGATGATCCTGCTGGCCCAGCTGAAATTCCGCAAAGGCCTGAGCGCCAGCGAACGTGCGGGCCTCAAGTACAAGATGTGGCTGTTCCCGGTCAGCTCCTATCTGGCGCTGGCGTTCCTGGTGCTGGTGGTCGGCCTGATGGCGTACTTCCCGGACACCCGCGTGGCGCTGTATGTGGGCCCGGCGTTCCTGGTGCTGCTGACCGTGTTGTTCTACGTGTTCAAGCTGCAACCGAGCGATGCGTCCCAGGGCGCGGTGCGTTCGGCTTCGTAA
- a CDS encoding transglycosylase domain-containing protein, which produces MGALWQTDSSEKVVPTERVDEAPVPEKPRRNRHGWKAFWLLLVIIAIVVGLAAMKEMRTSRFQSREVSQYAAKLKYELQPGPSEAIRYPGNGPFDLRLGYSSLDEFLPRLIKRNYVITEQTRFSPALLNYTDKGLFVPYSEKIQAGLSITDCRAAPLYQYNYPQQLYASFDSIPPVVVSSLLFIENRFLLDPKQPLANPAVDWPRFGMAAWSQVAKLLHLPGQSAGGSTLATQLEKYRHSPDGLTVSGAEKIRQMISASVRAYQGGPDTLPARQNIIRDYLNSVPLSAVPGHGEVHGMAEGLRVWYGADFNEANRKLASTETDPKTMAEKGLALREMLSLMIAQRRPSHYLTKGREELVELTNSHLRLLKQNGVIDAALADAALASTISYRDWQTQPTIQPIETNKGISVARSRLASMLNRPLYDLDRLDLSATSTLQGELQTQATAYLKKLADPAYATEVGLMGERLLTPTSTTQVRYSFTLFELTPDGSRVRVQTDSTDQPFDINEGSKLELGSTAKMRVLTTYLQIIAELHDKYGAMTVPELKKVDVPDQDRLSQWAIDYLIQNKDHDLSKMLGAALDRKYSASPGEAFFTGGGLHVFHNFRKEDNGRMPTLRDALRESINLPFIRLMRDLVRYTTYSGPNNSAELLKDDRDPRRQEYLASFADREGTSFLLKFWKKYRNKDTQARLDTFLDSMRPTPIRMAAVHRYLLPNASQEDFNTFVRSHLKGVKITEKLTDERLERLYLAYGPGTYDLPDQGFIAKVHPLDLWMIGYLLNHPDATFKDIVKASQFERQEVYSWLFKSKHKGARDSRIRTMLEIEAFLDIHQRWQKVGYPFDHLVPSLATAIGSSGDRPAALAELIGTILNDGVRMPTLRIDSLHFAAGTPYETKLVNDPHVGKRVMPSEVATAMREALSQVVDSGTAKRVSGSFKLNDGTPLTMGGKTGTGDNRIEAIGSGGRILSSKSINRTATFVFYIGDHHFGTLTAFVPGRSAENFKFTSALPVQVLKGMAPILMPYLQPGSDSQCRPPQAPQVALVSLPSLNPD; this is translated from the coding sequence ATGGGCGCTTTGTGGCAAACCGATTCGAGTGAAAAAGTGGTTCCGACTGAACGTGTGGATGAAGCGCCTGTACCTGAGAAACCCCGCCGTAACCGGCATGGGTGGAAGGCTTTCTGGCTCCTGTTGGTGATCATCGCGATTGTCGTGGGCCTGGCTGCGATGAAGGAAATGCGCACCTCGCGTTTTCAGTCCCGCGAGGTCAGCCAGTACGCCGCCAAACTCAAATACGAATTGCAACCGGGGCCCAGCGAAGCGATCCGCTATCCGGGCAACGGGCCGTTCGATCTGCGTCTGGGCTACAGCTCGCTCGACGAGTTCCTGCCACGGCTGATCAAGCGCAACTACGTGATCACCGAGCAGACGCGCTTCTCCCCGGCCCTGCTCAACTACACCGACAAGGGCCTGTTCGTGCCCTACTCCGAAAAAATCCAGGCCGGGCTGTCGATCACCGATTGCCGCGCCGCGCCGCTGTATCAGTACAACTATCCGCAACAGCTGTACGCGAGTTTCGATTCGATTCCGCCGGTGGTGGTCAGCAGCCTGCTGTTCATCGAAAACCGCTTTCTGCTCGATCCAAAGCAACCGCTGGCCAACCCGGCGGTGGACTGGCCGCGCTTCGGCATGGCCGCGTGGTCGCAGGTCGCCAAGTTGCTGCACTTGCCGGGGCAGTCGGCCGGTGGCAGTACTCTGGCCACGCAACTTGAGAAATACCGCCACTCACCCGACGGGCTGACGGTGTCCGGCGCGGAGAAGATCCGCCAGATGATTTCCGCCAGCGTGCGCGCCTATCAGGGCGGTCCGGACACCTTGCCGGCGCGGCAGAACATCATTCGTGATTACCTCAACAGCGTGCCGCTGTCGGCGGTGCCGGGGCATGGCGAAGTGCACGGCATGGCCGAGGGTTTGCGGGTCTGGTATGGCGCCGACTTCAACGAGGCCAACCGCAAGCTCGCGAGTACCGAAACCGATCCGAAGACCATGGCGGAAAAAGGCCTGGCCCTGCGCGAAATGCTCTCGCTGATGATCGCCCAGCGCCGCCCTTCGCATTACCTGACCAAGGGCCGCGAAGAGCTGGTCGAACTGACCAACAGCCACTTGCGCCTGCTCAAACAGAACGGCGTGATCGACGCCGCCCTGGCCGATGCCGCGCTGGCCAGCACCATCAGCTATCGCGACTGGCAGACCCAGCCGACCATCCAGCCGATCGAAACCAACAAAGGCATCAGTGTCGCTCGCAGCCGGCTGGCGTCGATGCTCAACCGTCCGCTGTACGACCTCGACCGTCTCGACCTGTCCGCCACCAGCACCTTGCAAGGCGAGCTGCAAACCCAGGCCACCGCCTACCTGAAAAAACTGGCCGACCCGGCCTATGCGACCGAAGTCGGCCTGATGGGCGAACGCCTGCTGACGCCCACCAGTACCACTCAGGTGCGCTACAGCTTCACCCTGTTCGAGCTGACTCCGGACGGTTCGCGCGTGCGGGTGCAGACCGACAGTACCGATCAGCCGTTCGACATCAACGAGGGCAGCAAACTGGAACTGGGCTCCACGGCGAAGATGCGGGTGCTGACCACCTACCTGCAAATCATCGCGGAGCTGCATGACAAGTACGGCGCCATGACCGTGCCGGAACTGAAGAAAGTCGACGTGCCGGATCAGGATCGTCTGAGCCAGTGGGCGATCGATTACCTGATCCAGAACAAGGATCACGACCTGTCGAAAATGCTCGGCGCCGCCCTCGACCGCAAATATTCAGCCAGCCCCGGCGAGGCGTTCTTCACCGGTGGCGGCTTGCATGTGTTCCATAACTTTCGCAAGGAAGACAACGGCCGCATGCCGACCCTGCGCGATGCCCTGCGTGAGTCGATCAACCTGCCGTTCATTCGCCTGATGCGCGATCTGGTGCGCTACACCACCTACTCCGGTCCCAACAACAGCGCCGAACTGCTCAAGGACGACCGCGACCCGCGCCGTCAGGAATACCTCGCCTCGTTCGCCGACCGCGAAGGCACCTCGTTCCTGCTCAAGTTCTGGAAGAAGTACCGGAACAAGGACACCCAGGCCCGGCTCGACACCTTCCTCGACAGCATGCGCCCGACCCCGATCCGCATGGCCGCCGTGCACCGTTACCTGCTGCCCAACGCCAGCCAGGAAGACTTCAACACCTTTGTGCGCTCGCACCTCAAGGGCGTAAAGATCACCGAAAAACTCACCGACGAACGTCTGGAACGGCTCTACCTGGCCTACGGCCCCGGCACCTACGACCTGCCGGATCAGGGTTTCATCGCCAAGGTTCACCCGCTGGACCTGTGGATGATCGGCTACCTGCTCAACCACCCGGACGCGACGTTCAAGGACATCGTCAAGGCCAGCCAGTTCGAACGTCAGGAAGTCTACAGCTGGCTGTTCAAGAGCAAGCACAAGGGCGCCCGGGACAGCCGGATCCGCACGATGCTGGAGATCGAAGCGTTCCTCGACATCCATCAGCGCTGGCAGAAAGTCGGCTATCCGTTCGATCACCTGGTACCGTCGCTGGCCACCGCCATCGGCAGTTCCGGCGACCGCCCGGCCGCACTGGCCGAGTTGATCGGTACGATCCTCAACGATGGTGTACGCATGCCGACCCTGCGCATCGACAGCCTGCACTTTGCCGCCGGCACGCCTTACGAAACCAAACTGGTCAATGACCCGCACGTCGGCAAACGGGTGATGCCGTCCGAAGTCGCCACGGCAATGCGTGAAGCGCTGTCACAAGTGGTGGACTCGGGAACGGCCAAACGTGTTTCCGGCAGTTTCAAACTGAACGATGGAACACCGCTGACCATGGGTGGCAAAACCGGCACCGGCGACAACCGGATCGAGGCGATCGGCTCCGGCGGGCGGATTCTCAGCTCGAAATCGATCAACCGCACGGCGACCTTCGTGTTCTACATCGGCGACCACCATTTCGGCA